A window of the Vigna angularis cultivar LongXiaoDou No.4 chromosome 3, ASM1680809v1, whole genome shotgun sequence genome harbors these coding sequences:
- the LOC108326356 gene encoding pentatricopeptide repeat-containing protein At3g60050, whose translation MNSITLLGPKVVHKFSHSLIILRSLCSLPFGGDGFECIEEPLKNLELNCDSAVDGTLRLNEDWGYNQKQFSLRKGFIESVRLDAKRVLEVLRQDGPGLDARLVLGELHVRPSGLLVREVLFGILKNINSENKTRCAKLAYKFFVWCSQQEGYRHTANAYHLVMNIYAECEEFKALWRLVDEMIEKKLPATARTFNILIRTCGEAGLAKKLVERFLKSKTFNFRPFKHCYNAILHGLLVLKQYKLIEWVYQQMLLDGFSSDILTYNIVMYAKYRLGKLDQFHRLFDEMGRNGFFPDFHTFNILLHVLGKGDKPLAALNLLNHMREMGIDPTVLHFTTLIDGLSRAGNMDACKYFFDEMIKNGCIPDVVAYTVMITGYVVAGELENALEMYQDMISREQIPNVFTYNSIIRGLCRAGKFDEACSMLKEMETKGCSPNSVVYDSLVSCLRNAGKTAAAHEVIRQMTEKSKYTHIYSRYERNK comes from the coding sequence ATGAATTCAATAACCCTTTTAGGTCCAAAGGTGGTCCACAAATTTTCCCATTCTTTGATTATTTTGCGGAGTTTATGTAGCCTTCCGTTTGGTGGTGATGGATTTGAATGCATTGAGGAGCCTTTGAAAAACCTAGAATTAAATTGTGATTCTGCTGTGGATGGAACGCTCCGTTTAAACGAGGATTGGGGCTATAACCAAAAGCAGTTTTCACTGAGGAAAGGGTTCATAGAAAGTGTGAGGTTAGATGCTAAGAGGGTTCTTGAGGTTCTCCGACAAGATGGTCCCGGTCTCGATGCCAGGTTGGTTTTAGGTGAGTTGCATGTGAGGCCATCAGGGCTTCTTGTGAGGGAGGTTCTCTTTGGAATTTTGAAGAACATAAATTCTGAGAATAAAACTAGGTGTGCAAAGCTGGCATACAAGTTTTTTGTGTGGTGTAGTCAGCAAGAGGGTTACCGGCATACTGCAAATGCATATCACTTAGTTATGAACATATATGCGGAGTGTGAGGAGTTTAAGGCATTGTGGAGATTGGTTGATGAAATGATTGAGAAAAAGCTTCCGGCTACTGCTCGAACTTTCAATATCTTGATTCGTACTTGTGGTGAGGCAGGATTGGCTAAGAAATTGGTGGAGAGGTTCTTAAAATCAAAGACATTTAACTTTAGGCCTTTTAAGCACTGCTATAACGCAATCCTGCATGGTCTTCTTGTTTTAAAACAGTACAAGTTGATTGAGTGGGTTTATCAGCAGATGTTGCTTGATGGATTTTCTTCAgatattttaacttataatattGTCATGTATGCAAAGTACAGACTTGGAAAGTTGGATCAATTCCACAGACTGTTTGACGAGATGGGTAGAAATGGATTTTTTCCAGATTTTCATACATTCAATATTCTACTTCATGTTCTTGGCAAAGGGGACAAACCGCTTGCAGCTCTCAATCTCTTAAATCACATGAGAGAAATGGGTATAGATCCAACTGTGCTTCATTTCACTACATTGATAGATGGACTTAGCAGAGCTGGAAATATGGATGCTTGCAAGTATTTTTTTGATGAAATGATAAAGAATGGATGTATCCCAGATGTGGTGGCTTACACTGTAATGATAACAGGATATGTAGTGGCTGGTGAGCTTGAGAATGCCCTGGAAATGTATCAAGATATGATTTCTAGAGAACAAATTCCAAATGTTTTTACATACAATTCCATAATTCGGGGATTGTGCAGGGCAGGAAAATTTGATGAAGCATGTTCAATGCTCAAGGAAATGGAAACCAAAGGTTGTAGTCCAAACTCTGTTGTCTATGATAGTTTAGTGAGTTGTTTACGGAATGCTGGAAAGACTGCTGCTGCTCATGAAGTGATAAGACAGATGACAGAGAAGAGCAAGTACACTCACATATATTCAAGATACGAACGGAACAAATGA
- the LOC108326357 gene encoding heavy metal-associated isoprenylated plant protein 12, protein MEAQKVVLKVLTMIDEKTKKKAIEAAADIYGVDSIAADVKEQKLIVVGEMDAVAVVKKLKKVGKVDIISVGPAKEEKKEEKKEEKKEEKNEEKPEEKPEEKK, encoded by the exons ATGGAGGCTCAG AAGGTGGTATTAAAGGTCCTTACTATGATAgatgaaaaaacaaagaagaaagcAATAGAAGCAGCTGCAGATATCTATG GGGTTGATTCGATAGCTGCAGATGTGAAGGAACAGAAGTTGATAGTGGTTGGCGAAATGGATGCAGTGGCGGTGGTGAAGAAGCTGAAGAAAGTAGGGAAGGTAGATATAATATCAGTTGGACCTgcaaaggaagagaagaaagaagaaaagaaagaggaaaagaaagaggaaaagaatgAAGAGAAGCCAGAAGAGAAACcggaagagaaaaaataa